A region of Streptomyces sp. NBC_01267 DNA encodes the following proteins:
- a CDS encoding secondary thiamine-phosphate synthase enzyme YjbQ has protein sequence MSETFATHVLHIETGSTETVTDLTENCEQFLRETAAGRDGLLNIFVPHATAGIAVIETGAGSDDDLLAALHGLLPADDRWQHRHGSRGHGRDHVLPAFVAPHATLPVIGGRLELGTWQSVCLVDTNIDNPDRQVRLSFLG, from the coding sequence ATGTCCGAAACCTTCGCCACACACGTCCTGCACATCGAGACCGGCAGCACCGAGACCGTCACCGACCTGACGGAGAACTGCGAGCAGTTCCTGCGGGAGACCGCGGCGGGCCGCGACGGCCTGCTGAACATCTTCGTCCCGCACGCGACGGCTGGGATCGCCGTCATCGAGACCGGAGCGGGCAGCGACGACGACCTCCTCGCCGCCCTGCACGGCCTGCTGCCCGCCGACGACCGCTGGCAGCACCGGCACGGCAGCCGCGGTCACGGCAGGGACCATGTGCTGCCCGCGTTCGTTGCGCCGCACGCGACGCTGCCGGTGATCGGCGGGAGGCTGGAACTCGGGACGTGGCAGTCCGTGTGCCTGGTGGACACGAACATCGACAA
- a CDS encoding FAD-dependent oxidoreductase: MNDFRVRDVDVVVIGAGQAGLSVAYHLRRAGLVPDRDFVVLDHAPRPGGAWQFRWPGLTYGKVHGMHSLPGMELTDADGSRPSSEVVGDYFAAYEDAFELRVRRPVEVAAVREGAAGRLRVETSQGVWSTRAVVNATGTWDRPFWPRYPGQETFLGRQLHTSGYRGPQEFTGRRVVVVGGGASGTQHLMEIAEVAEATTWVTRRPPVFREGPFDAEQGRAAVARVEERVREGLPPQSVVAVTGLPVNDAIRAARAEGVLDRLPMFDRITPDGVAWDDGRTVAADRILWATGFRAAIDHLSPLKLREPGGGIRMEGTRAARDERIHLVGYGPSASTIGANRAGRAAVRDIGRLLERVPAPV, from the coding sequence GTGAACGACTTCCGGGTACGCGACGTGGACGTGGTGGTCATCGGCGCGGGGCAGGCCGGGCTGTCCGTCGCCTACCATCTGCGGCGGGCGGGCCTGGTGCCCGACCGTGACTTCGTCGTACTGGATCACGCCCCGCGACCGGGCGGCGCCTGGCAGTTCCGGTGGCCCGGACTGACGTACGGCAAGGTGCACGGAATGCACTCCCTGCCCGGCATGGAGCTGACGGACGCCGACGGGAGCCGGCCGTCGTCCGAGGTGGTGGGTGACTACTTCGCGGCGTACGAGGACGCCTTCGAGCTGCGGGTGCGCCGGCCGGTCGAGGTCGCAGCCGTCCGCGAGGGCGCTGCCGGACGACTGCGCGTGGAGACGTCGCAGGGGGTCTGGTCGACACGGGCGGTGGTCAACGCCACGGGCACCTGGGACCGGCCGTTCTGGCCGCGGTATCCCGGCCAGGAGACCTTCCTCGGCAGGCAGTTGCACACGTCCGGGTACCGCGGTCCGCAGGAGTTCACCGGCCGGCGGGTGGTCGTGGTGGGCGGCGGCGCGTCCGGAACCCAGCATCTGATGGAGATCGCCGAGGTCGCCGAGGCGACGACCTGGGTGACCCGGCGGCCCCCGGTCTTCCGGGAGGGTCCGTTCGACGCGGAGCAGGGGCGCGCCGCCGTCGCGAGGGTCGAGGAACGGGTACGGGAGGGGCTTCCCCCGCAGAGTGTCGTGGCCGTGACCGGGCTGCCGGTGAACGACGCGATCCGGGCCGCGCGCGCCGAGGGCGTACTCGACCGCCTTCCGATGTTCGACCGGATCACACCGGACGGGGTGGCCTGGGACGACGGACGCACGGTGGCCGCGGACCGCATTCTCTGGGCCACCGGTTTCCGGGCCGCGATAGATCACCTGTCGCCGTTGAAGCTCCGTGAGCCGGGCGGCGGCATCCGCATGGAGGGCACCCGCGCCGCGCGTGACGAGCGGATCCACCTGGTCGGATACGGCCCTTCGGCTTCCACGATCGGCGCCAACCGGGCCGGCCGGGCCGCCGTCCGCGACATCGGGCGGCTGTTGGAGCGCGTACCGGCGCCGGTCTGA